In Gemmatimonadota bacterium, one genomic interval encodes:
- a CDS encoding GNAT family N-acetyltransferase, whose protein sequence is MKFGTDEGRLIEQWSVDGGEYVMRTARWSDLASYGAMHRELYKEQVMASPRNADIRVAGEALGGRLTDMACGTGVLLVVDTDGRIVGEGTLQRSNGDGSITLGLLILKDFRDKGIGRRLMSALEGEARRLGKWRIDLTVWSANERGYHLYTSMGYREIGRFPDWIRSDLAPRGTSDLVWMLKDL, encoded by the coding sequence AGCGTTGACGGCGGGGAATACGTGATGCGCACAGCACGCTGGAGCGATCTGGCATCCTATGGAGCGATGCACCGCGAGTTGTATAAGGAGCAGGTGATGGCGAGTCCGAGGAACGCCGATATCCGGGTCGCAGGAGAAGCACTCGGCGGGAGACTTACGGACATGGCCTGTGGCACAGGTGTGCTGCTGGTCGTGGATACAGATGGGCGGATCGTGGGAGAGGGGACGCTTCAGCGCTCTAACGGGGACGGTTCGATTACCCTGGGGCTACTGATTCTCAAAGATTTTCGAGATAAAGGGATCGGCAGGCGGCTGATGAGTGCGTTAGAAGGCGAGGCGCGCCGACTCGGCAAATGGCGGATTGATCTGACGGTCTGGAGTGCCAACGAACGCGGTTACCACCTCTATACCAGCATGGGCTATCGAGAAATCGGGCGGTTTCCGGATTGGATCCGCTCGGATCTTGCGCCAAGAGGGACATCCGACCTCGTGTGGATGTTGAAGGATCTGTAG